In Colletotrichum higginsianum IMI 349063 chromosome 1, whole genome shotgun sequence, the DNA window CCAGTGGTTCCCGAGGGGATCGGCGAGCGGGTcgggggcgggcggcagTGACCGCCGGTGCGTGCTCTGAGATGAGCGCGAGGGCGGTCCCGTCGGCGGTTCGTCTGGCTggacctgctgctcctgctggTCGCGccggtcggcgtcggtgtcCCTGACATGGAAATCGTCCAGGCGGATCTTCAGCTCGCCCGTCGACATGcgctcggccagctcgtcgccggcctgcaACATCAGCTTGACGACCCTCTCCATCCAGCGGACGGTATCAAGCAGCTTGATGGACTCCTTGAGCACGTCGTGGGCGCTCTTCATCAGGTTCGCCATACTCATGGGGCCGGCGACCTGGGGCACCTTTTCGTTCTGGGTGCCGAAGGTCAGGCGGCGCATGAGCTTGGACCGGCGCTCGCGTTCCATCTCAAAGGCCTCGAAGCCGGCGATGCTGCTGACCTCCCACTCGAGGGACTTGACGTGGTTGATGTTCTCCATGACGGCCTCTTCGGTGCGCATGAACTGGACCTGCAGCAGGACGACGGGAGTGATAAAAGGGTGGGCCCAGTGGGCGCGACAGGCCTCAAGGCGCTGGTCGTACTCGTCGAGGTTCTCGAGGCTGTGCTGGCGCGGGTGGAAGGACTGCCTCACGAGGACGGAAGAGGTGCGGTTGCGTACGTCGTAAGTCATGGACAGGAAGTCGTAAGGCGTCCTGGGGTtcttggagaaggagaggatgAGGCCTGGAGGTAACAGTTAGCCGGTGTTTGGGGCGTGGGTGTGAGCGTGGCGCGTTTGAGGCCGGTGGCCCGGAATAAACTCACTCAGCTTGGAGCGGTCAAGGGACCAGAAACGGGACTCGTTGGTGACCCGGCGGGAGTACTGGAGGGTGGCCGGATGCAGGTCCATGGCGTCCAGGTCATCGGGGGTCATGGTGATGCCGTCTTCGCGGCGGTCAAATGACTTGTTGCGGCGGAAGCAGATGCTACGGCTGTCAGCATTTCGGGGGGTCGGAGGAAGAAGCGTCGTGATTCACACTCACACTCGTCGAACGCGCCCATCCAATACCAGCTCCGGATGCCGAACCGGTTCCTGGGTAAACACTCCCTGCCATGGGTGTCAGTGTCTATCAACCTCTCATCTAGACGAGACAAAAATGCTCACATTGTGGTCTACCGAGTACCCGCGGCGAaaggcgaggtcgagggtgCGGTGGCCCGGCACGTCGTCCTTGTGCTGGAGCTGGAAGCTGATGTCCtggtcgccctcgagctcggTCTTCATGCCCGAGGGGATGCCATTGTCCTTCTTGAAGACGACGTACTCGTCGTACTCGACCTTGGAGGCGGATTTGCCGTCGGCCAGCAGAATGTCGTCGCGCAGGGCGAGGGTGTCGAAGCGGAAGAGGTCGGACGAGTCGAGTCCCTGGAAGCGGGCCATGCGTTTTCCGTGGGTTGTCGCTGGTGCCTTGCGGGTTGCAGCTCAACATGACCGACGTGAGGtgagacggcgtcggcgagggtgagattgagagtgagagtgagagtaaGGGTGAGACGTCATGTCATCCCAGGGGCAGCAGGGTCGGGGTGTCTTTCAGAATCCGGGCGGGCCAAGGGCCGCCTTTTATTGCAATGccacttcttctcttctgtcttatttttatttttatttttattcCTCCCAATTCCTATGGCTTGCTTGTCTGGCCAGTCTTGGCTGTCGGCGGTGGTTGGTTCGGGTCGCATTTCGCACCTGTTCCAGGGGTGTCGAGGGGCCCGAAAACGCAATTTTGGCGGGCCTCATCCTCGTTAGTTAGCGATCGTTTGCGGGGGTTGTTAACGGTTGCTCACTATTAGCGTTCGCCACTGATACTGAGGCGCCCACCCCTTCCAGACTACAGCGCTGCAGCGCACCCGCCAAAGAGCGATCCTTCAACGGCCGGCCGCCAGTGACAGTGGCATGTCGCTGCTCAGCCACTCTGATGTCCAGGACGGGGCCTCAATGTAGAGTCTTGGCGGGTGACCGGCGGGGCTCGTTTCCGGGGTCACGCGCTGTGCCGCGAAAGGAAGGaagaacacacacacacacacacacctcaagagggaaagagggTTCCTGccggcggggaggggaggaaagGCGGAAGGAATGAGGAGCAACAAATCGCGGCAGAAGGAAcctggtggtggcggcggcagcagcatctGCCTTGCTCCCTAGGCACCCACGATGTACGTCATGAGCATCTCTCGAGCTTGAGTTTCCGACACTTCATCATCGAAGTTTCAACTCAAAAGCCTCATCTGGACGCGCCAAACTTTGCTCAATTGGAGTTCAACATGGACATGGGACACCTGCTGGCCAGACCACAATTCGACAGCCAAGACCCGGGCCCAGCCACCGACGTACATCGACCCCCGGTCACCGCCGAATCATCGCGCCACTGAGTGATCGGCTCCGGTCTCCGGCCTCTTTTCCCccgtcgtctcctcctccccttccgcCCTCATTGTCCCTCGTCCATCTTCGGGCGAcaccggctccggcttctTCGCGACGTCGTCTCTGCGCAGCTTGTGCCCGCCGCTCCAGCCGACCCACCTCGTCTCCCTTGGGCCCTTGAGCATGGTGATGATAATTGATAGGCCGATGAAACCAACTAAAGGAGAGTGCATCGGAATTAGCATTCGCACCGCAACGCCTCGCACCACGCTTGAACCAAGAGACCACTTACCAGATGCGCCTCCGCTGTACTTCCAGCCGCCCTGCGCATACAGCCTGTTGCCCACCGCTGTCCCTGTCAGCTGTCCGCAAAACACGCACACCATGTACGCGGTGTTGACCCTGTTCCTCGCCTTGGCGTTGATGGTGTAGATAGATGTCCGGTTCGCTGTCTGTGCCGTCTGGATGCCCATGTCGATGCAGATCGCCTGGACGACAGGTCCCGCAACCGTGAACTCGCCCGTGAAGGCGCCCACCACGCATCCGACGAAAATGACTACCTGACCCAGCACCGACGACAGGAACGGCACGTATCGGTCCATGATGAGCCGCCCGTAAACCGGCCCGCCGCAGATTgccgcgatgccgatgaGCGAGAATAGTCCGATCGTGATGGACGAGTACTCGTACGGCGGCGATGCCAGCAGGaacgtcaacgtcgtccAGAACGACGTGAAGATGGCACTGATGAAGAACCCTATCAAGCACGCCTGCACAAGAACAGGTTCCGTAAATAACATGGTCACAATCGTCCACAGCGCGCGAAAGTAGTTCAGTCCGTCCGGGTTCTTGGACGGATAGTccggcaggaagaagaacaacAGGATGAGAATGGCGTACTGAGCCCCGAACGAGACCCAGTAGATGGTGCGCCACGACGTGTAGTTGGCCACGATGCCCGACAGGAGCCGCGCGATGAGCATGCCGAGCATCAGGCCCGACGTCGTGATGGACAGTGAGCTTGCTTTCCTGTGCGCTGGGGCCATGTCGGCCACGAGCGGGAGCATGAGCTGCGGCGTGACAGTCGTGGCACCGACGATAAAAGAGAGGCCCAGGAATGCCTCGAAGGAGTTTGTCACGCAGAGGCCGAGCCACTGGAGACCGTCAGCTTCACACTACCCCGAAATCTCTCATCCACGTTTACTCACGAGCATGGCCGTCACCCAAATGAGTCCCAAGATGaatggccgccgccgcaccatGTCGCCCAGCGGGCagatcaacaacaacccGGCCGCGTATCCGGCCTGCATCAACGTCGCtaccgacgacgccctctCAAAGCTGACTTCGAACGTCTCGGCGATCCTATTCAGCACCGGCTGGTTGTAATAGAGGTTGGCCACCGTAAACGTCGCCGCCTGCAACCGATTAGCATGTCTTTCGTCTGATCGCACGGGGACAAACTCACGACAGCGAACATAAAGTTTAGCGCCAGAGTAAATTGCGGAGGGTTCTCGGGATCGTACCGAagcttcctcggcgtccagGTGAGCGTCTTCACTACCAGATCCACGACCCCGTCGCgtcccttgccgccgcggTACGATTCGCAGTCCGAAttcgacggcgacggcgtgggTGACCTCGTCTCGTCGCCTGCCCAGACATtgcctcctctcctctccacGCCGGAGCCATCCGGGGTAGAGTTCAGGGCTGAGACCTGCGGGCTGGAAGCTTCTCCCACCACTGCCaccttctccgtctccgcctcGTCGGGCCCGGCCgtcgcagccgcagccgcgggCGCCGCGACCATGTCcctgtcgccgacgacgtccgtGCTTGTGTTGCCTCTGCCATCATCGGCAGAGTTTCGCGTCTGCGCCATGGGCTTTTATTTATCTATACTTCCTTCGCCCCGAAACTTGGAGATCAGTTGAAATTCCCCTGTAGTGGCCGCGGTTGAAAATCTGTGTTTCCGAGCACGTTTGGCCCGGGGTCTTCCGCCTGATCCTTTTCGTTGGGGAGTCGAATGCCGATGCTAGCGTTTGCGCGAGCGTCCGTCGAGGGGGCTAGTTGAGTTGGTAAGCGATGGTGATGAAGTCATGGCACTTGGATTCGGCAGTCGGTTGTTTGCTTGGCACTCAAAACATAAgctgccgtcttccaacAACCTTAGTTGGGAATGTAACTTCAGTTCACAGCACGTCGTCTGATCAATTGGGGGAAATTTTGTTCAAACTACGACGGATTTCCATGACGCACGCGACTCATGAAATGGGGAGACGTTGGCCGTTTGCCATGACCAAGTACCGAAGAAACCAAACCCGCCCGATGGGAACTGTCGCGGAGATAAGCTCACTGACCGCGGCGCGAGATCAGGGTCTAGGGTGTGCTAAGGTCTTGGGGGTCGCCTTGTCCTATCATCGCCCAGCGAGTCCATCATCGCGCGGCACCGACTCGGCGTGGGGGTGAGCACGCGAGAGGTGCGGTCTGGTCCACATACTCCGATATCCGGCGTCCGGGGGGTTCGATTGGGCGGGCGGTGGTGAACGTTCGGGATGATGGGGGTACGGGCTGAATAAAATGCTTCGAAAAAAAAACGCTTGGTCACTGTTCAAGCGTCTGCCACTGTTCATTTGTGTGCAGTCGTTTGAGTTCCATCCACACTAGCCGCAATGGATGTGCTGCACCTCGAGACTATTTAGTTGAAAATTTGAGAGCAAAACGACATCAAGCACAATAGCTCAGGGGTAGAGCGCTGGGCTCATAACCCAGAGGTCCTCGGATCGAAACCGAGTTGTGCTATCACAGTATTTCTTTTTTTGCTAGCCACATCTTCAGCCATCGACATCGAATTTTTTGTCAATGTCGTGTGTAACAATAACAACACGCGAATACTTTTAAAGTTCTGAAGCAAATCTTTTTATTTCCAGGTTTGACAGCTTCAATGCTATGAAGCCAGCATCTGAACCTAAACCAGTGCCCGCGAGCTGTCAATCCACAAACCAACGCGTCAACGAGGCCGCATGATGAGCCCGTGATGGCATGTTTCAACCCATCATGTCTATGCGAAATGATCCCAATTTCCACTCCAAGGAGCCGTCCCAAGAAACCACCATCAGACCCCAATTTGCTCATTTGCGACAGTCGAAGACGACAACTCGATCCCGTGGCAGCCTAATCGCAGACGACTGATGCTTTCACAAGCCGAGTGCGCTTGTCGTAGCTGTCACCATCCGCATTGCCAATTTTGACAAGACCTGGCGAGATGCCGAAGAGGACGGTACTCTCATTGTTCACATCATGCACCCAAGCTTCGGCATTGTGGCGCTCGGGGTCGTAATGCGGGTGGTTGCTAGAAGACGTGGGTTTGTCGGCCCAGTCAATGTAGAAAAGAGCTCGAGACTTCATAAACGTAGCATGAAGATGAACAGCATCCTCGAAAACCTTGTTGAGCTCCTTGTAAAAATCGGATGTGGCATCTTCGTCGTTGCTGGGGAGAAACCTAGAAAGGCCTGTGAACTCATCCCTCACCGCATCCTGCATTGATTCTTTGCTGGCACCCATGATCCTATCAATTAGTCGAGCGCTTTCTGACTTCCACCGAAGAACCGCAGCAGGGTCCGTCCCGGCATTCTTCGCCGAACCTGCTTCTCATCAGTAACTTGGTCTGAGTAATGTTTTTTAGAGGATGTGGAGGTTCTTACCGTAGAGAGTTCTGAAGAGTCTGGAGAAAATCTttccgacgccgccgccccagatGGTCACACGGTTGTCTTTTCGGACGTTCTCAAAAGTGTACCCGCAGATGGCAATCCAAATCATTCCCTCGAGCACACTGTCTCTCATGTCTTCGTTCCAGATGTAGCTCAAAGCTTGAGGGGTCAAGTGACAGACGACACAGCTACCATTGGTATGCTCGTGACGCAGTTCTTCCTGTGTAGGATGGCCAGTGAGAAAGTTGGCAACGATGTTTTGGATGTTGAAAGCCATCTGATGCCAAAGGGATCGTATCTCGTCATCGGAAACCTTCCCATCGTTGGCGAGTGTTTGGTTTCCAGTGTCCTGGGCCTTGAGCGAAACCAGCTGCTGACCGAGGCTCTGAGTCTGATTCGTAAGCTCTCCTATGCGTCCTTCGAGTTTCTTGATGATCTCTTGGTAGTCATTCTCGTCTTTGGCTCGTCTCTCCTCATTCATCTCGGCCACTCTGGATGCTTCAGCAAAGGCATTCTGTAGTTCGGCATTCCCCTCTACATGCGCTTCCAATTGATGGACCCGAGGTTTCAGTTGCGCGATCTCTTCTGCGAGGCTTTCGATTACGCTCTGATGTCTGTTCATCGCCTCTCTGTTCGTGATGGCACTCGAATTCGAGCGAGGGACGGCAGCGAGTGTGCTTTTCCGAAGTTTTTTCTTGAGTGCTTTGATTTTCTTGTTTCGTGCCAAGATGGTTTGTCGAAGACGCTGTTCGCGAATCGAAGATGTTGTGTTGACATCCTCATTGGGGGACTGGTTGCTGCTGATTCCTTCCCGTGGGACACTGACAGCTACCGGCAAGTCTTTGCTCATTCCATCTAGCTCGAGGCAAGACTTTGGGAGTTCTTCGACCTCCATTTTGACATCGGGGTCGCACTGCTTTCTATGAGTAGGTGACGCAAGCTACTTCAGCACGCTTGGTCGTGGGGTGACTTCATACCTTTAGCTCAACGGGAGGAGGGATGTGGGGTTGGGTGACGGATCTGTTCCTAGAAAGATTTTTGCGTCAGAAAGCTGTATGAGTGAGAGAAAAAAGTAACGCTGGTGGCCTTGCCGATAAGTTTTGAATGTCGGCCGAGGGCTGGGTATGGTGTAGAAATAGATATTGAAGGATCAGGAAAGACCACTGCAGTCTTCTCACTCAAGGAAGGAAAGTCCTTCTCAGAAGCGATAACAGGTCAAAGCAAGTGCAATCAAAAGCTCATCGTTCCTGCCCTCGTAATCCTGGCTGTTTTACTTCTTACTCTCAACGTTTTGATCATTTGGTGGTTGCACCGTTTTCTTCCAGCTCCCAGATTACATACGATGTATTTTTCACCTATGCGAATCCAGACTTCGAGAtcctccttccttcctcaAAGTGAGCACAGCGAGCCACCTCTCCTCCCTACCTCCTTATTTAAACTTCGTATTCTCAGTTCCAACTTCTATCTCTCTCCTCCTTTATCAACTCAACCAACTCACATCCCTTGACACAGCCGGTTATATTTCTCATTCACTACTTGTCATATACACTGTGTCGATTCAACATCAAGGTAGGTAGATGCCTTTCTCGGCTGGTATCCATGAAATATGACCCTCACTTCTCTCTATTGTACTTTTGAACCGCTCAAGAGTTCTCCCACATCAAATCTTCTCTCCCTGAAAGCCTGCCAGGCTTTACAATACGCACCACTCTTGCCGAATCGCTAATTCTCTACTACGGACAGAAATCGGCGTGACAACCTCTCAAATGGCTgcaaagaaaaagaaggagCACGTCAttgtcgtcggcatcgacttTGGCACTACGTCAGTGTCCCTTCCGCAGTTTTTTACTATTCATACGCTGACTCTCGTTTAGGTTCTCGGGTGTCAGTTGGGCATACTTGGGCCAGCCAGACGTCATTGAAGTTATCACCCGATGGGAAACCGAGCTGAACTTCGCGTCGGACACCGAGAAGACCCCCACTGCGATTCTCTTCCAAAAGCCTCAAGGTGAGGTCTTTTGGGGATCTGGCATTCCACTCGATACAGATCAGGAGCCTTTGAGGTGGTTCAAGCTTCTGCTTGTGGACGAGAAGGATCTCCCACTCGATGTTAAACATTCCTCACAGATTGCAGCTGCCAAGGCGCTCGCGAAAGCTGCTAACAAAGACCCCCTTGAGATCATCAGCAGCTACCTTCGCCTTTTGTGGAATCATTCCATGGAATGCATTGGTATTTCTGCTGGGGAGCAGACCGTCAAACTTTGCAGATTTCATGTCGTCATTACCCTACCAGCCATTTGGCCCGACTATGCGAAGGCCCGCATGAGAAATGCCGCAGAGCACGCAGGCATTACCCAGCATCGTCCTGCTGGCAAGACTAGCTTGACTTTCATATCTGAGCCGGAAGCAGCGGCTCTAGCGACCACAAAAGATGTTACCTGTAAACCACAGGCCAAAGTAAGTGGCAAGGAGATGGTTCTGAAGTTCACGGAATCTGACGTAAAATAAAGAAAGGTGACTACTTCGTCGTCTGTGACGCCGGTGGTGGTACCGTCGACCTGATCAGCTATGAGATCACGAGCTTGAATCCTACAGTGGTTcgcgaggccatcaagggcGATGGTGGACTCTGCGGTGGTGTTTTCCTCGATGAAGCATTTCTCAATCTCATCAAAGAGAAGGTCACGCCTGCGGCTTGGGCTATGGTGCCCAACGAAGAAGCTGCCAACATGCTGAACTGTGATTGGGAAAATGGTATCAAGCAGCGATATGAGGGCCAAGAGAATCGTACTTGGAACGTCAGGCTGCCCCCCGAGTGCCAGATCCGAAATGGCTTTACTCGGGGTATCAAGCGCAAGCGAAACCTGATGCTCGGACACAACGACTTGCACCATGTCTTTGACCCGATTGCCAAGAAGATTGGCAAACTGATACAGAAGCAGATCGATGGTGTGCTTACGGTCTCCGGCAAATTGCCCAAGGTATGAGACCCCCCAGTGAGCCCAACATGGGTAGGTTGAATGTCTGTTAACAGAATGAAAGACCATCATTCTTGTTGGCGGTTTTGGTCGAAGCAGATACATCCATAATTATGTCAAGTCGATGCTTGACGATGGTATTACGCTCCTCCAGTCATCCGGAACTAAGCCGTAAGTGAGACGCCTTTCGGGAGATTTATATCGCTAACGCGTAAAAGTTGGACTGCCATTTGCCGTGGCGCAACGCTCCAGGGACTTGCTAGCCTCAGCCTCAGCCCTGATCTCGCAGTCAGCGTGCGATCGAGAATATCTCGTGCCAGCTACGGCATTGAGTATCGTCAGAAATTCGACCCAAGACTTCACGACCCTTCTGATAAGTACTGGTACCAGGAGGAGCAAGATTGGTATGTCAATGGGAACATGAAGTGGTTTCTCGAACAGGTATACAACCCTAAAACTCCCAGAAGTGGCTACATTCATACTGACGAATGACTTTTACCCAGGGTATGGACGTCTCAAGCACACAACCTGTCCGCCATGAGTACTACCGACTCTACTCGTCAGCCCCAAAGGAGATAACTGACACATTCCATGTCACTGCGATCTCGCCAGCCCCGAAGCGCCAAACCTCGGATGTCAAGAGGCTTTGCGACGTCACGTGGAACAAGATGATTGACTTCGAGGCTTTGCCGCGCTTCACCAACTCCCTTGGAAAGGTTTTCGGCAAACTCGAATTCATAATCGAGATGGCATGTGCTGGAGCGAGCATTGACTTCACCGTCATCCATGATGGTAAACGAGTCTGCTCGAAGAATGTCGAAGTGGATTTCGAAGGTAATCTCACCAATGAGGACGAAGAGTCTAGTTCTGAAGAcgagagtgagtgagtcgaggacgacgcagTTTTTCTCGGTCAAAGGTTAAAAGAGCCGAGAACCAGGATAGCAACAATGCTTGGCTATTTAGGAGTAGCAGAAGACAGACTTCAGAAACCACATATGGCATCCAGAACTCGACAAAGCGTCCACTGGCATTATAAATAGGTAGACAGCCAAGCCGTTCTTGAGAAACATTTCAGTTTCCTCGCGGGCATTCTCGAACCTCGATCGAATTTTGCGGCTGCCATGACAAACCAGAGTGGGTGGAGAATAGGGGATAGAGCAAACAGAAACGTGAACGAGGAGACAAAGTCAGTCACGGAGAAGGCAGCTGGTGAGACGGGCTAAGTACGACAGGTGTATCCCAGGCAGCCCGCTCATCGGGAGGCAATCAAGCCGACAGTAACAGACACAGAGCCCGGCCTCCCACACCTGGACTCAATCGCATGTTACCAGCCCAAACAGCCATAGATGTCGTCGGCATTCGCTTCATCTATCAGTTGTCTACTCTGGGTCTTATCACAGCCACAATGGGCGAGCCATCGTTATTGGACCACGGCATCGAGTTGTCCAGGCGGGCAGGTAACAGAATCACATCGCGGCGGTGAGACTTCCTGCGCAGGGCTGCATTTGATACGTCAGGTAGCGCAATAGGTGCCAGAACACGCTGTCCGTGGCGTTTCTGACATGCGGCATGTCAGCTTCGAGCTTACCGGAATTTGCATATTGGCCCTTCCAGGGTCAGAAGGCAACCAATCAGGCAAGTAGACATGATCCGATGGCGACAATCTTGGGACGAGCGGTTCCCAGAGACCTGGAGGTTGGTGGCATGCAATGCAGCTCTCGTATCTTGGCCTACGTGAGACCGGGAAGCTTGTCATGAAGAGATTTTCGCTATACCACTGAGGGACCTCCCTTTTGGATGTTTCTCATTTTCACGCGCGCTTCTTTGCGAAGATGAAATGTTCTGCTTTGCAAGCCACCGATGAAAACTCGAGGGTACGGTGAAGATGAAGTTCTGTGATGGGGGGGCTCTGAGCCTTTGCCTCGGCTTCGACGCAGCAGAGTCGAAGCGCGGCCAGGTGGAAAGTTGGGCTGCGTGATTTCCCCAAGCTGGGTCTGGAGGCAGGCACCAAAGGCTAGAGATTTAGACCAACCGGACGTTGGGGCTTACGGCCTCTATGATGCCATGAGTCCAGTGCTGATACTAGCTAGCTAGAGCTTATGGCTTGCTTCCACACGGTCCAATGGTTGGGAGTCCTGACGGCGGGAGTATTTAATCAAGCTGGGATCCGTCCAAGGCCACTCGGAAGGCGAAGACTGCCAGTTCCATAACCGTCGACATCTCTTGAGAGATTCCTTTCTATCTTTGTTTGAAAATCGAGAAAGCATGACCGCTAAACCCGAGGCTCAGCCCCAGGCCGGCATACTGCTGGAGAAGGCAGACCGGC includes these proteins:
- a CDS encoding Protein kinase, giving the protein MARFQGLDSSDLFRFDTLALRDDILLADGKSASKVEYDEYVVFKKDNGIPSGMKTELEGDQDISFQLQHKDDVPGHRTLDLAFRRGYSVDHNGVFTQEPVRHPELVLDGRVRRVRSICFRRNKSFDRREDGITMTPDDLDAMDLHPATLQYSRRVTNESRFWSLDRSKLSLILSFSKNPRTPYDFLSMTYDVRNRTSSVLVRQSFHPRQHSLENLDEYDQRLEACRAHWAHPFITPVVLLQVQFMRTEEAVMENINHVKSLEWEVSSIAGFEAFEMERERRSKLMRRLTFGTQNEKVPQVAGPMSMANLMKSAHDVLKESIKLLDTVRWMERVVKLMLQAGDELAERMSTGELKIRLDDFHVRDTDADRRDQQEQQVQPDEPPTGPPSRSSQSTHRRSLPPAPDPLADPLGNHWHEIRQYLEGLQRMCMGLETDRRMSEARCRAQIDIIYSKMAQEDNVLNARMAVASSRDSSSMKALAVITAIFLPGEFLGTLFGMSMFDWQASGEDAAGDNAAGAVLNPEPGTSTNPKDPIPVLSHLFWVYWATVIPLTVGILVAWRAWWVNQDRYFRRHLSRELSEERYWTADGKPRELEHSFWWDFFYLSVRRDEPPAPVSDPFGTLELSTTMSQDKDELRSPRGETTVRRGQISFLRSQSIRQRNAVAV
- a CDS encoding Major facilitator superfamily transporter; protein product: MAQTRNSADDGRGNTSTDVVGDRDMVAAPAAAAATAGPDEAETEKVAVVGEASSPQVSALNSTPDGSGVERRGGNVWAGDETRSPTPSPSNSDCESYRGGKGRDGVVDLVVKTLTWTPRKLRYDPENPPQFTLALNFMFAVAATFTVANLYYNQPVLNRIAETFEVSFERASSVATLMQAGYAAGLLLICPLGDMVRRRPFILGLIWVTAMLWLGLCVTNSFEAFLGLSFIVGATTVTPQLMLPLVADMAPAHRKASSLSITTSGLMLGMLIARLLSGIVANYTSWRTIYWVSFGAQYAILILLFFFLPDYPSKNPDGLNYFRALWTIVTMLFTEPVLVQACLIGFFISAIFTSFWTTLTFLLASPPYEYSSITIGLFSLIGIAAICGGPVYGRLIMDRYVPFLSSVLGQVVIFVGCVVGAFTGEFTVAGPVVQAICIDMGIQTAQTANRTSIYTINAKARNRVNTAYMVCVFCGQLTGTAVGNRLYAQGGWKYSGGASVGFIGLSIIITMLKGPRETRWVGWSGGHKLRRDDVAKKPEPVSPEDGRGTMRAEGEEETTGEKRPETGADHSVAR
- a CDS encoding Hsp70 family chaperone — protein: MAAKKKKEHVIVVGIDFGTTFSGVSWAYLGQPDVIEVITRWETELNFASDTEKTPTAILFQKPQGEVFWGSGIPLDTDQEPLRWFKLLLVDEKDLPLDVKHSSQIAAAKALAKAANKDPLEIISSYLRLLWNHSMECIGISAGEQTVKLCRFHVVITLPAIWPDYAKARMRNAAEHAGITQHRPAGKTSLTFISEPEAAALATTKDVTCKPQAKKGDYFVVCDAGGGTVDLISYEITSLNPTVVREAIKGDGGLCGGVFLDEAFLNLIKEKVTPAAWAMVPNEEAANMLNCDWENGIKQRYEGQENRTWNVRLPPECQIRNGFTRGIKRKRNLMLGHNDLHHVFDPIAKKIGKLIQKQIDGVLTVSGKLPKTIILVGGFGRSRYIHNYVKSMLDDGITLLQSSGTKPWTAICRGATLQGLASLSLSPDLAVSVRSRISRASYGIEYRQKFDPRLHDPSDKYWYQEEQDWYVNGNMKWFLEQGMDVSSTQPVRHEYYRLYSSAPKEITDTFHVTAISPAPKRQTSDVKRLCDVTWNKMIDFEALPRFTNSLGKVFGKLEFIIEMACAGASIDFTVIHDGKRVCSKNVEVDFEGNLTNEDEESSSEDESE